The Desulfitibacter sp. BRH_c19 sequence TTTCTCCCATGATTGTCTTTAACAGTACTAATATAACCTTTCGGCTTATTTAAAAGTATGTATATGTGTTCTTCTTTGCGCTCCAATAGCCTTCCATCTATGTGTATATTATCTGCACTAGGATTGATTTTCGTACCTAATTCTTGCATAACTCTACCGTTAACCTTAACTCTTCCCTGCAAAATAAGCTCTTCACTTTTCCTTCTTGATGCCACTCCAGCCTGAGCAAGGAATTTTTGGAGCCTTTCCAAAATATAACACCGCCTCTATGAGATATGACTACCTATAATATATCTCATTCTATCATGCATTAACCATCCGTAATAGTCTATTATTGCACTTTACCCAAAAACTAGATTTACTATATAGATACATGCAATCAGTCCTGCCAAATCAGCCAATAATCCAAGGGTAAGGGCATATCTGTAACGTACAATTCCAATTGACCCAAAATAAACTGTTAAAACATAAAATGTGGTATCTGTGCTTCCCTGCATCGTAGAAGAAAGCCTTCCTATGAATGAGTCAGGGCCATATGCACCTATTAATTCAGCAGCTATGCCAAGGGCTCCGCCTCCTGACAATGGTCTCATAATTGCTAGAGGAATAATTTCTGCAGGAACCCTTAAAAGGGTTAATACAGGGTTAAGAACTGAAGCAAACATATCCATGGCACCGGAAGCCCTAAAAACTCCTAGAGCTACTAACATTCCCACTAGGAATGGAATTATTTTAACAGCAGTAGTGAAACCATCACTAGCTCCTTGAACAAATGACTCGTAAACCCTTACTCCCCTTAGATAACCTATTAGAGGTATAAAAAATAGTAAGCAAGGAATTGCCCATTTTGAAATAATATTAATAATATCGGTGAACATTTTTTTTACCCTCCATATTTTTTCCGGTATCTACTTCTTAAGAACCTATCGGCAAAGATAGCAACTATCATGGCACATGCTGTAGCAAAGATTGTAGTTCCAACTATTTCAGCAGGGTTATTAGAGCCTGCCACAACTCTAATACCAATGATTGTTGCAGGTATTAAAGTTATGCAACCAGTATTTAGGGCTAAAAAGGTACACATTGCTTCTGTAGCCTCTTTAGGATTTTTATTAAGCTTCTGTAACTCCTGCATGGCCTTTAAGCCAAATGGGGTAGCTGCATTTCCAAGACCCATAATATTTGCACTTAGATTCATCACGATGGCACCGATAGCAGGGTGATCCTTGGGTACTGACGGAAACAAAAAGATTGTTAAAGGTCTAACTATTCTAGCTATGGCATTTACCAACCCAGCATCTTGGGCTATTCTTAAAATACCTAGCCAAAGAGCCATTATACCAATTAGTTCAAGTGCAATGGAAACTGCGGTTCCTGCAGATTCTAAGGCTGCTTTTGTAACTACTTCAATATTTCCGTTAATAGCTGCTACAACAATACCTGATAAAAGTAAAAAAAGCCAAATTACATTAACCATTTGCTCACACCCCTTGGACAGCTCTTTAAAATAAATCTATGAGACTA is a genomic window containing:
- a CDS encoding spore maturation protein translates to MFTDIINIISKWAIPCLLFFIPLIGYLRGVRVYESFVQGASDGFTTAVKIIPFLVGMLVALGVFRASGAMDMFASVLNPVLTLLRVPAEIIPLAIMRPLSGGGALGIAAELIGAYGPDSFIGRLSSTMQGSTDTTFYVLTVYFGSIGIVRYRYALTLGLLADLAGLIACIYIVNLVFG
- a CDS encoding spore maturation protein translates to MVNVIWLFLLLSGIVVAAINGNIEVVTKAALESAGTAVSIALELIGIMALWLGILRIAQDAGLVNAIARIVRPLTIFLFPSVPKDHPAIGAIVMNLSANIMGLGNAATPFGLKAMQELQKLNKNPKEATEAMCTFLALNTGCITLIPATIIGIRVVAGSNNPAEIVGTTIFATACAMIVAIFADRFLRSRYRKKYGG